The sequence below is a genomic window from Tautonia rosea.
CGGGCCGCCAACGCCCCGCCGTTGTAATTGTCGGTCGCCACGTAGCTAACTGGCTTGTCGGAGTTCAGGGCCGAGTCGATGATGACCACCGGAATCCCCCGGTCCACCGCCTGCTCGACCGGGCCGACCAGCGCCCTTGCATCCAGCGGCGCCAGGACGATCCCATCCACCCCCAGCGCGATCGCGTTCTGCACCAGCTCGATTTGCTGCTGCCGGTCGTCTTCTTTCTGAGGGCCTTTCCAAAGGATCTCCGCGTCCATCTCGTCGGCGGCCTTCTTGGCTCCGGCGTGAATCGTCTGCCAGAACTCGTGCGTGGTCCCCTTCGGAATGACCATCACACGCCACGTGCGCGTTTTCTCTCCGGAGAGACTGGCATTGGCCCCGTGCTCCAGCTTCTCGGGGTTGAGCAACGCCGCGATCTCCGGCTCGTCCATGTTCTCAGGGGTTGCCAGCGTCTCTCCCGTCGAAACCTCGGCCTCGACCTCCCGCCCTTCCAGGTGATCGATCAGGGTCTTTACCCCCAGATACCCCATCCGTTGTGGATTCTGAAGCACCAGCCCTTGAATCGTCCCCTCGCGCAGCGCCTGAACCAGCGGAGGACTCCCATCAAAGCCGACAAACACGACCCCGCCCGATCCCGACGCCCCCCCCGCCGAGGAGCCGTCCGCCCCCCCTGGCTCCGGAGCCACCCCGCAGCCCACTGCCCCCACGACGGCGACGAGCGC
It includes:
- a CDS encoding substrate-binding domain-containing protein, producing MIGRIGGLLALVAVVGAVGCGVAPEPGGADGSSAGGASGSGGVVFVGFDGSPPLVQALREGTIQGLVLQNPQRMGYLGVKTLIDHLEGREVEAEVSTGETLATPENMDEPEIAALLNPEKLEHGANASLSGEKTRTWRVMVIPKGTTHEFWQTIHAGAKKAADEMDAEILWKGPQKEDDRQQQIELVQNAIALGVDGIVLAPLDARALVGPVEQAVDRGIPVVIIDSALNSDKPVSYVATDNYNGGALAARRLGELLEGQGRAILLRYAVGSASTEQREQGFLDTMQSAFPEVTFVSDDQYAGATAATALEKSQQLVTRYRGQVDGIFAPNESSTFGMLRALEGAGMLKGSQ